In Amaranthus tricolor cultivar Red isolate AtriRed21 chromosome 5, ASM2621246v1, whole genome shotgun sequence, a genomic segment contains:
- the LOC130813798 gene encoding GDSL lipase-like encodes MFPTFILLSVLLFSSLSLSNAQYKPPLFVFGDSLYDDGMTLYNGVKGAGAEFWPYGETYFKKPAGRYSDGRLIPDFIAQYAGLPFLQPYLKPGLKDYTKGINFASAGACVLVELRPQTINLKRQINYFVEMVGKLKQQVGEAQAKKLLSEAVYLFNIAGNDYVVLIQKNVKKLPVSNFKKRRQMNMIIGNLTSHIKTIYNQGGRKFAFQNLGPLGCMPSMKYMLNFKGTCAEEPQQLARMHNAAFGSQLKRLQGQLPGFKYSVYDFYTSLYLRVLYGTRYGFRESQTACCGSGSYNGDFTCQKKGTSFSVCSNPNDYLWFDAAHPTDKANQAFSKEFWSGGSNLVSPYNLQNLFAAR; translated from the exons ATGTTTCCTACATTCATATTATTATCAGTTCTTCTCTTCTCAtctctttctctttcaaatGCTCAGTATAAACCTCCTCTGTTCGTCTTCGGCGATTCGCTATATGATGATGGAATGACTCTCTATAATGGTGTTAAAGGTGCTGGTGCCGAGTTCTGGCCGTACGGTGAAACTTATTTTAAGAAACCTGCTGGCCGGTACTCCGATGGCCGTCTTATTCCTGATTTCATCG CACAATATGCCGGTTTGCCTTTTTTGCAACCGTATTTGAAACCGGGATTGAAGGATTATACTAAGGGAATCAATTTTGCTTCTGCTGGTGCTTGTGTTCTTGTTGAACTTCGTCCTCAAACa ATAAATTTAAAGAGGCAAATTAATTATTTCGTGGAAATGGTGGGTAAATTGAAGCAACAAGTTGGAGAAGCACAAGCAAAAAAGTTATTATCAGAAGCAGTATATTTATTCAACATCGCCGGAAATGACTATGTTGTTCTTATAcagaaaaatgttaaaaagcTCCCTGtttccaattttaaaaaaagacgtCAAATGAATATGATTATTGGAAACCTCACCTCACACATTAAA ACAATCTACAACCAAGGAGGAAGAAAATTTGCATTCCAAAACTTGGGTCCTTTAGGATGCATGCCATCAATGAAGTACATGCTAAACTTTAAAGGAACATGTGCTGAGGAGCCACAACAACTAGCCAGGATGCACAATGCTGCTTTTGGTTCACAACTTAAGAGATTGCAAGGCCAATTGCCAGGATTCAAGTACTCTGTTTATGACTTCTACACATCCTTATACCTTAGAGTTCTTTACGGAACCAGATATG GGTTTAGAGAAAGCCAAACAGCATGTTGTGGAAGTGGATCCTACAATGGAGACTTTACATGTCAGAAGAAAGGCACAAGCTTCTCAGTATGTAGTAACCCTAATGACTATTTATGGTTCGACGCCGCCCACCCGACAGACAAGGCTAATCAGGCCTTCTCTAAAGAGTTTTGGAGTGGAGGATCAAACCTTGTTTCTCCTTACAATTTGCAAAATTTATTTGCCGCTCGATAA